From the genome of Bacteroidota bacterium, one region includes:
- the rpsO gene encoding 30S ribosomal protein S15 — protein sequence MPLTKEQKHEIIQKYGKTEKDSGIPEVQIALLTERINELTGHLATNKFDHHSRRGLLLMVGKRRRLLDYLIANNIERYRKIIQELNIRK from the coding sequence ATGCCATTAACAAAAGAACAAAAACACGAAATTATCCAAAAGTATGGTAAAACCGAAAAAGATTCAGGAATACCTGAAGTTCAGATAGCTCTATTAACTGAACGTATTAACGAGCTTACCGGACATTTGGCAACTAACAAATTCGATCATCATTCACGACGCGGATTACTGCTTATGGTAGGAAAGCGCCGCCGTTTGTTGGATTATTTAATCGCCAACAATATCGAACGGTATCGAAAAATTATTCAAGAATTAAATATTAGAAAGTAA
- a CDS encoding bifunctional riboflavin kinase/FAD synthetase: MKVYRSISEIDFIQNTIVTIGTFDGVHLGHQKIIKELIDRAEKANARTVLVTFDPHPREVVGRGPTKLLTSIEERLQLLAEFKIDEIFIINFTFEFSRLPYEDFFKNIIFEKIGVKEIIVGYDHMFGRDREASIEQLKELGNQLGFTVDMMPPVKVDNEVVSSSKIRDILLRGDVCLAEKYLARSYTVQGSVVKGDGRGRIIGFPTANLRPLSVKKLLPAEGVYFVSIKVDKSDYFGMLNIGVRPTFSNDMRRVIEVHLFDFDEELYGKNVIINFHRRIRSEKKFASTDELIIQLNKDKLCCENFIKELTKK; the protein is encoded by the coding sequence ATGAAGGTCTATCGATCAATCAGCGAAATTGATTTTATTCAAAACACGATTGTTACAATCGGAACTTTCGATGGTGTTCATCTTGGCCATCAGAAAATTATAAAAGAATTAATAGACCGTGCTGAAAAAGCCAATGCTCGTACTGTTCTTGTTACATTCGATCCGCATCCGCGTGAAGTTGTAGGGCGTGGTCCTACTAAACTTCTCACTTCGATTGAGGAACGGCTGCAGTTGCTTGCCGAATTCAAGATTGATGAGATATTTATAATAAACTTTACGTTTGAGTTTTCGCGGCTTCCATACGAAGATTTTTTTAAAAACATCATTTTTGAAAAAATTGGTGTGAAGGAAATAATTGTTGGATACGACCACATGTTCGGCAGAGACCGTGAAGCTTCAATCGAACAGTTGAAAGAGTTAGGTAATCAACTTGGTTTTACAGTCGATATGATGCCACCTGTAAAAGTAGATAACGAGGTTGTGAGCAGCTCGAAGATACGTGATATTCTGTTACGAGGTGATGTTTGCCTCGCTGAAAAATATTTAGCTCGCTCATATACAGTGCAAGGTAGCGTTGTCAAAGGCGATGGTAGAGGTCGAATCATCGGATTTCCGACTGCCAATCTGCGACCGCTCTCGGTTAAGAAATTGTTGCCGGCTGAGGGGGTCTATTTTGTGAGTATAAAAGTTGATAAATCCGATTATTTCGGAATGCTCAATATCGGTGTTCGTCCGACTTTCAGTAACGATATGCGAAGAGTTATCGAAGTGCATCTCTTCGATTTCGACGAAGAACTTTACGGCAAAAATGTAATTATTAATTTTCATAGAAGAATCAGAAGCGAGAAAAAATTCGCTTCCACAGACGAGTTGATTATTCAATTAAATAAAGATAAATTATGCTGTGAAAATTTCATCAAGGAATTAACTAAAAAATAA
- the infB gene encoding translation initiation factor IF-2: MDKKKKLYQVAKELNIASESLIAFLTKKGFEAKTINSTITDEMSVLILSHFKKEKESVEKHQRKIQSFKTTPKKEEKKVEKAEPAKTVKKTPRVKEEEIPVIEIIAAVEIPAPAITPTIVEPPAPKIVVPAPVVEKIIAEEVVATEPEQKITEVVQPPEPHPITQVEATEQVQPEEKTEEDKKEKKSKKSIPRLTPKMGLTIRGKMVLTPPEADKPAVAVAKDAQDLDAKAKKKKRKRKKKVEKTAPVVVTKEDDVLDRKKKKKKKIRHIEINVAEVESAIRRTIAEMDDTSVSARAQMRKKKKKERLEEEAKLQEELEKQKSKLKVTEYVSVNELANLMQVDVADVIKKCIELGLMVSINQRLDQDTITLIASEFGLDIEFMTEFEERLVVDTEDENEELLEWRPPVVTIMGHVDHGKTSLLDFIRETNVVAGEAGGITQHIGAYSVKVDEARSVTFLDTPGHEAFTAMRARGAQLTDIVVLVVAADDAVMPQTVEAISHAQAANVPIVIAMNKIDKPGANPERIRQQLSEKNILVEEWGGKYQSVELSAKTGKNVKLLLEKILLEAEVLNLKAVAKTKARGAVIEAQLDKGRGTVATVLVKKGTLKIGDPFIAGFSYGKVRAMFDERGHRVESAGPSAPVQVIGFDTIPQAGDLLVVSESERDARDISVRRQQLKREQDFREIRTVTLDNFSQKVKEGTVKELTVVLKGDVDGSVGAISDALMKIANPEVRVNVIHKGVGAISESDVLLAAASNAIIIGFHVRPNVNARTLAETEKVEIRFYTIIYEVINDVKKALEGMLAPEEKEEVLGSIEVRDVFKIPKAGTIAGCYILNGKITRSSKVRLIRDGLVLFDGGISSLKRFKDDVREVDSGYECGVSLEGYNDVKIGDIIEPYKIVELKRKLV; the protein is encoded by the coding sequence GTGGATAAAAAGAAAAAATTATATCAAGTAGCCAAAGAGCTTAATATCGCGAGTGAATCGCTCATCGCTTTTTTGACTAAAAAGGGCTTCGAAGCAAAGACAATCAACTCTACAATAACTGACGAGATGAGTGTTTTAATATTGTCTCATTTCAAAAAAGAAAAAGAGAGCGTCGAGAAACATCAACGAAAAATTCAATCTTTCAAAACTACTCCTAAAAAAGAAGAGAAGAAAGTAGAAAAAGCAGAACCAGCTAAAACTGTTAAAAAAACGCCACGCGTAAAAGAAGAAGAAATTCCTGTTATCGAGATAATAGCTGCGGTAGAAATTCCAGCCCCCGCAATTACTCCCACAATTGTTGAGCCGCCTGCACCGAAAATTGTTGTACCTGCTCCGGTTGTCGAAAAAATTATTGCTGAGGAAGTTGTTGCTACCGAACCAGAACAAAAGATAACAGAGGTAGTACAACCTCCGGAACCTCATCCTATTACTCAGGTCGAAGCGACTGAACAAGTTCAGCCGGAAGAAAAAACTGAAGAAGATAAAAAAGAGAAAAAATCTAAAAAAAGCATACCACGACTTACTCCCAAAATGGGTTTAACCATTCGGGGAAAAATGGTGTTGACACCGCCCGAGGCTGATAAACCGGCAGTCGCTGTTGCAAAAGATGCACAAGACTTAGATGCCAAAGCCAAAAAGAAGAAAAGAAAGCGTAAGAAAAAAGTAGAAAAAACCGCACCGGTCGTAGTAACAAAAGAGGATGATGTATTAGATCGGAAGAAAAAGAAAAAGAAAAAGATAAGGCACATTGAGATTAATGTGGCAGAAGTTGAAAGTGCAATCCGCCGTACAATTGCGGAGATGGACGATACATCGGTTAGCGCACGTGCTCAGATGCGTAAGAAAAAGAAAAAAGAGCGGCTCGAAGAAGAAGCTAAACTTCAAGAAGAATTAGAAAAACAAAAATCAAAACTTAAAGTTACCGAATATGTTTCGGTAAACGAATTGGCTAACTTGATGCAAGTTGACGTAGCCGACGTAATTAAAAAGTGCATCGAATTAGGGTTGATGGTTTCTATAAATCAACGGCTCGATCAGGATACAATAACACTGATAGCATCTGAGTTTGGGCTTGATATTGAATTCATGACCGAATTTGAAGAGCGTTTAGTTGTTGACACAGAAGATGAAAACGAAGAATTATTAGAATGGCGTCCGCCTGTGGTAACCATTATGGGACATGTTGACCATGGAAAAACATCGTTGCTCGATTTTATCAGAGAAACAAATGTAGTAGCTGGTGAAGCTGGTGGTATCACTCAGCATATTGGTGCATACTCTGTAAAAGTTGATGAAGCGAGAAGTGTTACTTTCCTTGATACGCCCGGGCACGAAGCATTTACTGCCATGCGTGCACGCGGAGCGCAGCTTACCGATATCGTAGTGTTAGTTGTTGCCGCCGATGATGCTGTTATGCCTCAAACCGTTGAAGCGATAAGCCATGCACAAGCAGCCAATGTTCCCATCGTAATTGCAATGAACAAAATCGATAAACCCGGAGCTAATCCTGAGAGAATTCGGCAGCAATTATCTGAAAAAAATATACTCGTCGAAGAGTGGGGTGGTAAATATCAATCGGTAGAATTATCTGCCAAAACAGGAAAAAATGTTAAATTACTTCTCGAAAAAATTCTTCTTGAAGCCGAAGTATTAAACCTTAAAGCTGTAGCTAAAACTAAAGCTCGTGGCGCTGTAATCGAAGCACAGCTTGATAAAGGGAGAGGAACCGTAGCCACTGTTCTTGTTAAGAAGGGAACTTTGAAAATCGGGGATCCTTTTATCGCTGGCTTTTCTTATGGAAAAGTAAGGGCAATGTTCGACGAACGCGGACATCGGGTAGAATCTGCAGGTCCATCAGCACCGGTGCAGGTAATCGGTTTTGACACTATTCCTCAAGCAGGCGATTTGTTAGTAGTTTCAGAAAGCGAACGAGATGCACGCGATATCAGTGTGCGCCGCCAGCAGTTAAAACGCGAACAGGATTTCCGCGAAATCAGAACTGTAACTCTCGACAACTTTTCACAAAAAGTTAAAGAAGGAACTGTTAAAGAATTAACAGTTGTTCTTAAGGGCGATGTTGACGGCTCGGTCGGTGCAATTTCCGATGCCCTGATGAAAATAGCTAACCCTGAAGTCCGGGTGAATGTTATACACAAAGGTGTTGGCGCTATTTCGGAATCAGACGTGCTGTTGGCTGCTGCCTCCAATGCAATTATTATTGGTTTCCATGTGCGGCCGAATGTTAATGCACGCACACTTGCCGAGACGGAGAAAGTCGAAATTCGTTTCTACACGATTATATACGAAGTAATTAACGACGTGAAAAAAGCGCTCGAGGGTATGCTTGCGCCGGAGGAAAAAGAAGAAGTTCTCGGATCAATTGAGGTTCGTGATGTTTTCAAGATTCCAAAGGCAGGAACAATTGCAGGTTGTTACATACTAAATGGAAAAATTACACGCAGCAGCAAAGTGCGTTTGATCCGCGACGGACTCGTTTTATTCGATGGTGGAATTTCTTCACTCAAACGTTTTAAAGACGACGTGCGTGAAGTTGATTCAGGATACGAATGCGGTGTATCTCTCGAAGGTTATAATGATGTTAAAATTGGCGACATCATCGAGCCATACAAAATTGTTGAACTCAAACGTAAACTTGTATAG
- the nusA gene encoding transcription termination factor NusA: MNYEIVESFGQMVREKGIDKDMLVSVIEEVFATITRKKYGLEAKFDVVVNMDKGDIEIFLEKEIVETITDPTTQIELAAVRKKTNEPLEIGDDFVEIIDVSSFGRRLIATARQTLNQRIKEIVKDLIFNEYTNSIGEIIAGEIYQVRKSEILIIHNRNELVLPRNEQIPKERYKKGETIRVLVKEVRKTANGAHVIVTRSDSKFLSKLFEHEIPEIYDGIIEIKAIAREPGERAKIAVESHDDRIDAVGACVGMKGVRIHSIVRELNNENIDVINYIDDPSQFIIRALAPAKLKEIKIDKANKKVMVTVDRDQMSLAIGRGGQNIRLASKLVGYDIDVQKLVVEEEYDMDITEFRAELGEPLIERLVEEGYETAREVIEADIKSLLAIEGLTKPKIKQMKELMIQELEEAEIDSEEDIKSALEAKSKSEATEESENSEDK; the protein is encoded by the coding sequence ATGAACTATGAAATAGTTGAATCATTCGGACAAATGGTTCGAGAAAAAGGCATCGATAAAGACATGTTGGTAAGTGTTATTGAGGAAGTTTTTGCCACGATAACACGAAAAAAATACGGACTTGAAGCAAAATTCGATGTTGTAGTAAATATGGATAAAGGCGATATTGAAATTTTTCTTGAGAAAGAAATTGTAGAAACCATAACCGACCCGACTACCCAAATCGAATTGGCAGCCGTCAGAAAAAAAACCAACGAACCGCTCGAAATTGGAGACGATTTCGTAGAAATAATTGATGTTAGTAGTTTCGGTAGAAGGTTAATCGCTACCGCAAGGCAAACGCTCAACCAACGGATTAAAGAAATAGTAAAAGATCTCATCTTTAATGAATACACAAATTCGATTGGCGAAATTATCGCCGGTGAAATTTATCAGGTCAGGAAAAGCGAAATCTTAATAATCCATAACCGCAACGAACTTGTTTTACCGCGTAACGAACAAATACCAAAAGAGCGATATAAAAAAGGCGAAACAATACGTGTATTAGTTAAAGAGGTTCGAAAAACTGCAAATGGAGCTCATGTTATTGTAACACGTTCAGACTCGAAATTTTTGTCAAAACTATTTGAGCACGAGATACCCGAAATCTACGATGGTATCATCGAGATAAAAGCAATAGCACGTGAACCCGGCGAACGAGCAAAAATTGCAGTCGAATCGCACGACGATCGCATTGATGCTGTGGGCGCTTGCGTAGGTATGAAAGGTGTTCGGATTCACTCAATTGTGCGTGAATTAAATAACGAGAATATCGACGTTATTAATTATATCGATGACCCATCTCAATTTATTATTCGAGCATTAGCGCCTGCTAAATTAAAAGAAATAAAGATCGACAAAGCAAATAAAAAGGTAATGGTAACCGTCGACCGTGATCAAATGTCGTTAGCAATAGGTAGAGGCGGGCAAAACATTCGGCTTGCATCTAAACTTGTCGGTTACGATATTGATGTGCAAAAACTTGTTGTTGAAGAAGAATATGATATGGACATCACTGAATTCCGTGCTGAATTGGGTGAACCTTTGATAGAACGATTGGTCGAAGAAGGTTATGAAACTGCCCGTGAAGTAATTGAAGCCGATATAAAAAGCCTTCTCGCAATCGAAGGTTTAACGAAACCAAAGATCAAGCAGATGAAAGAATTAATGATTCAAGAACTTGAGGAAGCCGAGATTGATAGCGAAGAAGATATAAAATCGGCTCTCGAAGCCAAATCGAAAAGCGAAGCAACCGAAGAATCGGAAAACAGCGAAGATAAATAA
- the lnt gene encoding apolipoprotein N-acyltransferase, which translates to MKLLKLKLNYQNIILAAISGIIFGFSFPPFEFGILSAFAFIPLFFLLSNVEEYGRSIRYSYLSFFIFNLIAISWVGGFFQAKDPYLMIAGGALLVVHPLFLSIPIVAFTFIRRNLSFKVAIFTFPFIWVSFEYLHSISEFAFPWLTLGNALTYDLNLIQFVSLTGVYGLSFWLLWMNVIVFVVVVKLMLKEWEPKAIRTIACLGLIALLYLIPKISGSVIIRNSNENTQHTNLKIAVIQPNIDPWEKWNFVTQEEQLDLYLRMSDSVSENTDLIIWAETAIPYYLLMPQYQTHFEKVKDRIDTLNISLFTGFPDIHIYKEDEQPPRSAKKMMYSEERYDSYNSSLLLIPKSDRLQKYSKIRLVPFSERVPYADFLNFLDFLEWGVGIGGWGIGKDTTVFELPLENRSKVKFSNLICYESIYPTFVAGFVRKGAQFLTIITNDSWWGDTFGAYQHKRYAVLRAIENRRWIARCANGGISCFIDPYGRVYDETKMYKSAIIEHEIQAREELTVYTKYGDMLAEVCLLFGGFILMAGFGQKFYTFIRRKNYENY; encoded by the coding sequence ATGAAACTTCTAAAATTAAAACTTAATTATCAAAACATAATATTAGCTGCTATTTCAGGTATAATTTTTGGTTTTTCTTTTCCACCTTTCGAGTTTGGAATTCTATCGGCATTCGCTTTTATACCTCTTTTTTTTCTTCTCTCCAACGTCGAAGAGTATGGCAGAAGTATTCGGTATTCTTATTTATCATTTTTTATTTTTAACTTAATTGCAATTTCTTGGGTAGGTGGTTTCTTCCAAGCTAAAGATCCATACCTGATGATAGCTGGGGGAGCGCTGTTAGTTGTGCATCCTTTGTTTCTTTCTATTCCAATTGTAGCATTTACTTTTATCCGTCGTAATCTAAGTTTCAAAGTTGCAATTTTCACTTTTCCATTCATCTGGGTTTCGTTCGAATATCTGCATTCAATTTCCGAGTTTGCTTTTCCTTGGTTAACATTAGGTAATGCTCTTACTTATGATCTGAATTTAATTCAATTCGTATCGTTAACCGGTGTTTACGGATTATCCTTCTGGTTATTGTGGATGAATGTTATTGTTTTTGTAGTGGTTGTAAAATTGATGTTGAAAGAATGGGAACCAAAAGCTATCAGGACGATTGCTTGCTTGGGTTTAATTGCATTGTTATATCTAATTCCAAAAATTTCAGGCAGCGTAATTATTAGGAACTCAAATGAAAATACACAACATACTAATTTAAAAATCGCAGTTATACAACCAAACATTGACCCTTGGGAAAAATGGAATTTTGTAACACAGGAGGAGCAATTAGATTTATATTTACGAATGAGTGATAGCGTTTCGGAAAATACCGATTTGATAATTTGGGCAGAAACTGCTATTCCATATTACTTATTGATGCCCCAGTATCAGACTCATTTCGAGAAAGTAAAGGATAGAATCGATACTTTGAACATATCGCTATTTACTGGATTTCCGGATATTCATATTTACAAAGAGGATGAGCAACCGCCACGATCTGCTAAAAAAATGATGTACTCTGAAGAAAGATACGATTCATACAACAGCTCGCTTTTATTAATACCAAAATCTGATCGACTTCAAAAATATTCAAAGATTCGGCTTGTGCCATTCTCAGAACGTGTTCCTTATGCCGATTTTTTGAATTTCTTAGATTTTCTTGAATGGGGAGTTGGCATTGGCGGTTGGGGAATCGGTAAAGACACGACTGTTTTTGAGCTTCCGTTGGAAAACCGTAGCAAAGTTAAATTTTCCAATTTGATTTGCTACGAATCAATTTATCCTACATTTGTTGCTGGTTTTGTACGGAAAGGTGCACAATTCCTGACGATAATTACAAATGATAGTTGGTGGGGCGATACCTTCGGAGCATATCAACATAAACGTTACGCTGTTCTTCGGGCTATCGAAAACAGACGTTGGATTGCCCGCTGTGCAAACGGTGGTATTTCCTGCTTCATCGATCCATACGGCAGAGTTTATGATGAAACGAAGATGTACAAATCAGCAATCATCGAACACGAAATTCAAGCGCGTGAAGAACTCACAGTTTATACTAAATATGGTGATATGTTAGCCGAAGTTTGTTTGCTCTTCGGTGGATTTATTTTGATGGCTGGTTTCGGTCAAAAATTTTATACGTTCATTAGAAGAAAAAATTATGAAAACTATTGA
- a CDS encoding ribosome maturation factor RimP: MDIKQKIEALIAPIIEQHRLFLIDIVLRGERQSKVLEVFIDNREGITAEICSNVSRDIAKILDLDDVIAGKYYLNVSSPGISRALKYIEQYHKHVGRLIELKLKKQEELYKAVGKLLEVSVDSIAVENESGDILKISFDNIFEANIKAAW, from the coding sequence TTGGATATCAAACAAAAAATTGAAGCACTCATCGCTCCGATAATTGAACAACATAGACTCTTTTTGATAGATATCGTTTTAAGGGGTGAGCGGCAATCGAAAGTGTTAGAAGTATTTATTGATAATCGAGAAGGTATTACTGCCGAAATTTGTTCAAACGTGAGTAGAGATATTGCAAAGATTTTAGATTTGGATGATGTAATCGCCGGAAAATATTATTTGAATGTTTCATCTCCCGGAATTTCGCGTGCATTAAAATATATTGAACAATACCATAAACATGTAGGCCGCCTTATCGAATTAAAGTTGAAAAAACAAGAAGAACTCTATAAAGCTGTTGGTAAACTTTTAGAGGTTAGCGTCGATTCAATAGCAGTAGAAAATGAAAGCGGTGATATTTTGAAAATTTCGTTTGATAACATTTTTGAAGCTAATATAAAAGCAGCTTGGTAA
- the ltaE gene encoding low-specificity L-threonine aldolase, whose product MKTIDLRSDTVTKPSSAMRLTMMDAEVGDDVYREDPTVNKLQEKVAQMFGKEAALFVPTGVMGNQVCIRTHTNNGDEIIADEDSHIFVYENAAPAALSGVSIKTIPNSMGVITAEQIQAAIRPNAYYLPKTKLICLENTHLRSGGTIFPIEDIKKISQLARERNIKLHLDGARIWNASVESGISLKKYAQYFDSISVCLSKGLGAPIGSVIIGDKEFIDRALVYRKMFGGGMRQVGVIASAGLYAIENNINRLTDDHKKAKLLADGLKNLKTFKINFESVQTNMVIADIQINKTQQEILDLLKKKGILLTPERNSSIRAVTHLDVSFEEINQANRVFQTIFD is encoded by the coding sequence ATGAAAACTATTGATTTAAGAAGCGATACGGTTACGAAACCTTCATCGGCAATGCGACTTACAATGATGGATGCTGAAGTAGGCGACGATGTTTATAGGGAAGACCCTACAGTAAACAAACTACAAGAGAAGGTCGCCCAGATGTTTGGAAAAGAAGCCGCACTGTTTGTTCCGACAGGAGTGATGGGGAATCAAGTTTGTATTCGGACACACACAAATAATGGCGATGAAATAATTGCAGATGAGGACTCGCATATTTTTGTTTATGAAAATGCTGCTCCTGCCGCTCTGTCCGGAGTCAGTATAAAAACAATTCCAAACAGCATGGGAGTGATAACTGCTGAACAAATTCAGGCTGCGATACGCCCTAATGCTTATTATCTTCCCAAAACAAAATTAATTTGTCTCGAAAACACACACCTCCGTTCGGGCGGAACAATTTTTCCTATCGAAGATATCAAAAAAATAAGTCAGTTAGCCCGTGAGCGGAATATCAAACTCCATCTTGATGGAGCAAGAATCTGGAATGCATCCGTCGAATCAGGAATTTCTTTAAAAAAGTATGCACAATATTTTGATTCTATCTCTGTGTGTCTTTCAAAAGGTTTGGGTGCACCAATTGGTTCGGTGATCATAGGCGACAAAGAATTTATTGATCGGGCTTTAGTATATCGGAAAATGTTCGGCGGCGGTATGAGGCAAGTCGGAGTTATTGCATCGGCTGGTTTGTATGCGATAGAAAATAATATTAATCGTCTCACAGATGATCACAAAAAAGCTAAACTTCTTGCAGATGGCTTGAAAAATTTAAAGACATTCAAAATTAATTTCGAGTCGGTGCAGACCAATATGGTTATAGCGGATATTCAAATCAACAAAACCCAGCAGGAAATATTAGACCTGTTGAAAAAAAAGGGTATATTATTAACTCCGGAACGGAATAGCAGTATCCGGGCTGTAACGCACTTAGATGTCTCTTTTGAAGAAATTAATCAGGCGAATAGAGTGTTCCAAACCATTTTCGATTGA
- the rbfA gene encoding 30S ribosome-binding factor RbfA — MSIRLEKVSSVIKHEISLILSREYNSKEFGFITVTEVHMTPDLKIAKIYVSIFEKPEIRVKTLRMLENNSKHIRTSLASNISLKYTPALQFYIDETLDRAEHINNIIKKIHENDKPVGTE; from the coding sequence ATGTCGATACGTTTAGAAAAAGTTTCTTCGGTGATCAAGCACGAAATTAGCTTGATACTTTCACGTGAATATAATTCAAAAGAATTCGGTTTTATTACTGTTACCGAAGTTCACATGACCCCTGATCTGAAAATTGCAAAAATATATGTCAGCATTTTCGAGAAACCGGAAATACGGGTTAAAACTTTAAGAATGTTAGAAAACAATTCCAAACATATACGAACAAGTTTAGCTTCGAATATCAGTTTGAAATATACGCCTGCTCTTCAATTTTATATCGATGAAACACTCGATCGAGCAGAACATATCAATAACATCATTAAAAAGATACACGAAAACGATAAGCCTGTTGGAACTGAATAA
- the truB gene encoding tRNA pseudouridine(55) synthase TruB encodes MELNKNSKIPGSNFLKENGSIFLVNKPMGWSSFDVVKKMRIHFGVKKVGHAGTLDPKATGLLIVGMGKKTKQISDYTDMEKEYEAVMVLGASTASYDAETEIIKIRSFADITKDDVNRVLKMLTGVIMQKPPMYSAIKLNGKPLYKYARKGREIELEAREVEISQLELIDFQPPEVKLRVVCSKGTYIRSLANDIGEMLGCGGHLNALVRTRIGHFLLDDAFSIEELTTRTLDNEGLSINQRN; translated from the coding sequence TTGGAACTGAATAAAAATAGCAAAATTCCGGGGTCGAATTTTTTAAAAGAAAATGGTTCAATCTTTTTGGTAAACAAACCGATGGGTTGGTCATCCTTCGATGTTGTAAAAAAAATGCGGATTCATTTTGGCGTGAAGAAAGTAGGACATGCCGGAACTTTAGACCCGAAAGCCACAGGATTGTTGATTGTTGGAATGGGGAAGAAGACAAAACAAATTTCAGATTATACCGACATGGAAAAAGAATACGAAGCTGTGATGGTTTTAGGTGCTAGCACTGCAAGCTACGATGCAGAAACCGAAATTATCAAAATCCGTAGTTTTGCCGATATCACAAAGGATGATGTAAACAGAGTTCTTAAAATGCTTACCGGTGTTATTATGCAAAAACCGCCTATGTATTCAGCAATAAAATTAAACGGTAAGCCGCTTTATAAGTATGCCCGTAAAGGCAGAGAAATAGAACTTGAAGCTCGTGAAGTTGAAATATCGCAATTAGAGTTAATCGATTTCCAGCCACCCGAAGTCAAGTTACGTGTGGTGTGCTCCAAAGGAACGTATATCCGTTCATTGGCTAACGATATTGGTGAAATGTTAGGTTGCGGTGGACATTTAAACGCATTAGTTAGAACGAGAATAGGTCATTTTCTTCTCGATGATGCATTCTCGATTGAAGAACTTACAACGCGAACACTTGATAATGAAGGTCTATCGATCAATCAGCGAAATTGA